The genomic window CCGACCCGACGTTCATCCAGCTCGCCGTCACCCGCATCCCGCTCGGCGGCGGCATGTCGATCACCCCGAGCGTGATCATCGCGCTGGTGGTCGTCGCCGCGGCCGTGTGGGTGCTGCACCGCACGCGGTTCGGCCGCACGGTCTACGCGCTCGGCGGCAGCGAGCAGTCGGGCATGCTCATGGGCCTGCCGGTCGCCCGCACGAAGGTGCTCGTCTACGTCGTCAGCGGGTTCTGCTCGGGTCTCGCCGGGGTGCTGTTCACCTTCTACACGCTGTCGGGGTATCCGCTCACCGCCATCGGCACCGAACTCGACGCCATCGCGGCCGTCGTGATCGGCGGCACGCTGCTGACCGGGGGCTACGGATTCGTGCTGGGGTCGGTGCTCGGCGTCCTCGTGCTCGGCGTGATCCAGACGATCATCACGTTCGAGGGCACGCTGTCGTCGTGGTGGACGAAGATCTTCATCGGCGTGCTGCTGCTGGTCTTCATCATCCTGCAGAAGGTGCTCACCGCGAGGCGGCGGTGAACGCGTCGCCCATAATGAAGGCACAGTGAGCGCGCGATCGCGCCGGGCAGGGAGCCGACGGAACCGGTGAGTGAAGCAGAGAAGGCGCGCGCCGCGACGATCTTCGACGTGGCACGACTGGCGGGCGTGTCCCACCAGACGGTCTCGCGCGTGCTCAACGACCTGCCGAACGTGCGCCCGGCCACCCG from Agromyces sp. LHK192 includes these protein-coding regions:
- the yjfF gene encoding galactofuranose ABC transporter, permease protein YjfF codes for the protein MTTLTAPPSAPGTRQGRVRGLLGLVTSPKYGPVMVTALLFVAVFVIGGIRYRGFFSGQVFLNLLVDNAYLIVLAVGMTFVILTGGIDLSVGAVVALSGMIAASLLQSGWSPGAVIPLILVLTSVLGLLVGLMIHVFQVQPFIATLAAMFLARGLCYVISQSSISIADPTFIQLAVTRIPLGGGMSITPSVIIALVVVAAAVWVLHRTRFGRTVYALGGSEQSGMLMGLPVARTKVLVYVVSGFCSGLAGVLFTFYTLSGYPLTAIGTELDAIAAVVIGGTLLTGGYGFVLGSVLGVLVLGVIQTIITFEGTLSSWWTKIFIGVLLLVFIILQKVLTARRR